From Salvelinus sp. IW2-2015 linkage group LG2, ASM291031v2, whole genome shotgun sequence, one genomic window encodes:
- the LOC111974110 gene encoding beta-crystallin A2-like: protein MNTQQMEQMGQFKITVWEDENFQGKRCEFLLECQNIMDRGFHKIRSIKVENGPWLGYEYPEFQGQQFILEKGDYPRYEAWSGNSSYRTEHMLSFRPIKCANHSDSKVTLYECEDFQGRKFEMCDDYPSLQAMGWCSKEVPSIKVNSGAWVAYQFPGYRGYQYILERDRHQGEYRHYNEYSTQAHTNQVQSIRRIQH, encoded by the exons ATGAACACTCAGCAGATGGAGCAGATGGGCCAGTTCAAGATCACTGTCTGGGAGGAYGAGAACTTCCAGGGCAAGCGTTGTGAGTTCCTGCTGGAGTGTCAGAACATCATGGATAGGGGATTCCACAAGATCCGCTCCATCAAGGTCGAGAACGGACC CTGGTTGGGTTATGAGTATCCTGAGTTCCAGGGCCAGCAGTTTATCCTTGAGAAGGGAGACTATCCCCGTTACGAGGCTTGGAGCGGAAACAGCAGTTACAGAACCGAGCACATGCTTTCCTTTAGACCTATCAAGTGCGCT AACCACAGTGACAGTAAAGTGACTCTGTACGAGTGTGAAGACTTCCAGGGACGCAAGTTCGAGATGTGTGATGACTACCCCTCTCTACAGGCTATGGGCTGGTGTAGCAAGGAGGTTCCCTCAATTAAAGTCAACTCCGGAGC GTGGGTGGCCTATCAGTTCCCCGGTTACCGTGGTTACCAGTAcatcctggagagagacagacaccaggGAGAGTACAGACACTACAACGAGTACAGCACRCAGGCTCACACCAACCAGGTCCAGTCTATCCGCAGAATCCAGCACTAA